The Maridesulfovibrio zosterae DSM 11974 genome contains a region encoding:
- a CDS encoding TRAP transporter small permease, translating into MCKLLSSLLAGIRIIERVMIISINLIMVGLYTFNVIVRETMPQYSSTFAWIDEATRLLMVWAVFMALGLALERGRQVAVTTLFEKLPDAPRRIVSFIINMTGMIFSCYLAWLGVALVKFVMRTGQLSPTLGLPMYWLYVAPTIGFLLLALRYALELIGTNDRHYHPTLVETK; encoded by the coding sequence ATGTGTAAGTTGCTGAGTTCCCTGCTTGCAGGGATTCGAATAATTGAAAGAGTAATGATCATATCTATCAACCTGATCATGGTCGGACTTTATACATTTAATGTTATCGTTCGTGAAACCATGCCCCAATACTCAAGCACTTTCGCATGGATAGATGAAGCCACCCGTCTGCTTATGGTCTGGGCTGTATTCATGGCTTTAGGTCTCGCATTAGAAAGAGGCCGGCAGGTTGCGGTAACCACTCTTTTTGAGAAATTACCTGACGCCCCACGCAGGATTGTCAGTTTTATCATTAATATGACCGGAATGATTTTTAGTTGCTACCTTGCATGGCTCGGAGTTGCTTTAGTAAAATTTGTTATGCGTACAGGCCAGCTCAGCCCGACTTTAGGCCTGCCCATGTATTGGCTATATGTAGCCCCCACAATAGGATTTCTATTACTGGCCCTGCGTTACGCTCTTGAGCTTATTGGCACTAATGACCGCCATTATCACCCCACCTTAGTTGAGACCAAATAG
- a CDS encoding winged helix-turn-helix domain-containing protein — protein MSGEEDFCPRVRLNLWLETEEGMLFGLGRAQLLEQIEKQGSLNKAAKELGMSYRAAWGRIKNTEDVLGDSLVLKTRGRKGCTLTPLGERVLEDYRQWMQEVENFAVMTARKSFPWKISSFDEDMERIGNEKRED, from the coding sequence ATGTCGGGTGAAGAAGATTTCTGCCCCAGAGTAAGGTTGAATCTTTGGCTTGAAACAGAGGAAGGTATGCTGTTCGGGCTTGGGCGTGCTCAGCTTTTGGAGCAGATCGAGAAACAGGGATCGCTGAATAAGGCCGCAAAAGAACTTGGTATGTCCTATAGGGCTGCATGGGGAAGGATTAAGAACACTGAAGATGTTTTAGGAGATTCTCTTGTACTTAAAACCAGAGGACGTAAAGGATGTACGCTTACACCTCTGGGAGAAAGAGTTTTGGAAGATTATCGCCAGTGGATGCAGGAAGTAGAAAACTTTGCGGTTATGACAGCCAGAAAATCTTTTCCATGGAAAATTTCTTCATTTGATGAAGACATGGAAAGGATAGGAAATGAAAAACGAGAAGATTAA
- a CDS encoding TRAP transporter large permease — MTLVIILIALLMLVCGFEMLLVLGVPAFLTKAFIFPRIPDPVLIQKLVGGINFSTLLAIPFFIFAAELMASGQIAKRLTELIKYFTAHRLGGIGHTTIVGSMAFGSVSGSAPATVAAMGKLMYPELRKTGFSEKFSLGLIVSSAETALLIPPSITLIIYGWMTGTSITGLFIGGLGVGITLGIAFSALVIFESLRKGVGRGEKTTIPFFSVFKSAVWALGLPGIILGGIYSGLFTPTEAAAVSVVYAILIEAFIYKNLSLSRLINITERAAISTTIIFILLAMGSVLSYFVTLAQVPVLITNFLTDIQAGPITFLMIVNVAFFIAGMFIDPNSALLILVPPLYPVALKMGVDPIHFGQIVCLNICIGMITPPFGLDIFVASSTLEKPVMSIINGVWPFLFINILVLILVTYVPGLATFLPSLIAP; from the coding sequence ATGACTCTCGTAATTATCCTCATTGCCCTTTTAATGCTTGTATGTGGTTTTGAAATGCTGCTGGTACTGGGAGTACCTGCATTTCTTACCAAGGCATTTATTTTTCCACGTATTCCCGATCCCGTTCTTATCCAAAAACTTGTTGGCGGAATCAATTTCTCTACCCTGCTGGCAATCCCATTTTTTATATTCGCCGCAGAACTTATGGCTTCGGGTCAAATAGCCAAACGCCTTACTGAGCTTATCAAATATTTTACCGCCCACAGACTTGGCGGAATAGGACACACAACAATTGTAGGGTCAATGGCCTTCGGTTCTGTTTCAGGATCAGCTCCTGCAACAGTTGCTGCCATGGGCAAGCTTATGTATCCGGAATTACGTAAAACCGGATTCAGTGAAAAATTCAGTCTGGGCCTGATTGTTTCAAGTGCTGAAACAGCTTTATTGATCCCACCGAGCATTACACTCATTATTTATGGCTGGATGACAGGAACTTCTATCACAGGTTTATTTATTGGCGGGCTTGGTGTCGGAATAACACTTGGCATTGCATTTTCTGCACTGGTCATATTTGAATCACTTCGCAAAGGCGTAGGTAGAGGTGAGAAAACCACAATTCCTTTTTTTAGCGTTTTCAAATCAGCAGTCTGGGCACTGGGACTTCCTGGAATTATTTTAGGAGGTATATACTCCGGACTGTTTACCCCGACTGAAGCTGCCGCAGTATCAGTTGTTTATGCCATTCTCATTGAAGCTTTTATTTATAAAAATCTTTCACTCTCCAGACTGATCAATATAACTGAACGTGCTGCTATTTCTACAACTATTATTTTTATTTTACTGGCAATGGGCAGTGTATTGTCCTATTTTGTAACTTTGGCACAGGTTCCAGTTCTTATCACCAATTTCCTGACGGATATTCAGGCCGGACCGATTACATTTCTAATGATCGTTAACGTAGCGTTCTTCATTGCCGGAATGTTTATCGACCCTAACTCAGCTCTGCTTATTCTTGTACCGCCTCTTTATCCTGTAGCACTAAAAATGGGCGTTGATCCTATACACTTCGGTCAGATTGTCTGCCTGAATATTTGTATCGGCATGATCACGCCACCTTTCGGACTTGATATTTTTGTTGCTTCTTCAACCCTTGAAAAACCGGTTATGTCTATCATTAATGGAGTTTGGCCTTTCCTGTTCATTAACATTCTGGTGCTGATTCTGGTTACCTATGTCCCCGGACTTGCAACCTTCCTGCCCAGCCTTATTGCTCCGTAA
- the pyrC gene encoding dihydroorotase gives MNTEITIIRPDDWHLHLRDGDMLAAVLPSTAKIYGRAIVMPNLIPPVTTVKLAEEYRKRIIDARPEGSDFKPLMTCYLTDTTSPEEIKAAYAVKAFHAVKLFPAGATTNSESGVTDIANVYPVLETMQEIGLPLSVHGEVVDPEVDIFDREAVFINRVLEPLRKDFPELKIVFEHLTSKEGVDYVFEQDKNMVATITPHHLYLTRNDLFSGGLNPYMYCLPIAKTFADRKAVRKAAVSGDERFFLGTDSAPHPARIKEKSKAAAGIFNAPTSIGYVTQFFEEMNALDKLEGFTSIYGARFYGFSPNSSTITLAKRDKPVEIDWQLKSGGDVVKIFKPGIPLYWELVD, from the coding sequence ATGAACACTGAAATCACCATCATAAGACCTGATGACTGGCATCTTCATCTAAGGGATGGAGATATGCTTGCGGCAGTGCTTCCTTCAACAGCGAAAATCTACGGGCGTGCCATTGTCATGCCTAACCTTATTCCCCCGGTTACAACAGTCAAACTTGCAGAAGAGTACCGCAAACGCATAATAGATGCACGGCCGGAAGGTTCTGATTTTAAACCGCTTATGACCTGCTATCTTACGGACACAACATCACCTGAAGAAATTAAAGCAGCATATGCAGTTAAGGCATTCCATGCGGTTAAACTTTTCCCGGCAGGAGCAACAACAAACTCTGAAAGCGGAGTTACCGATATAGCAAATGTATATCCTGTACTTGAAACTATGCAGGAGATAGGTCTTCCTCTTTCAGTACATGGTGAGGTCGTTGACCCTGAAGTTGACATTTTTGACCGCGAGGCAGTATTCATAAATCGGGTTCTTGAACCTCTGCGTAAAGATTTTCCTGAGCTTAAAATCGTTTTCGAACATCTGACCAGTAAAGAAGGTGTTGACTACGTTTTTGAGCAAGACAAAAATATGGTTGCCACCATAACTCCCCATCATTTATATTTAACCCGTAATGATTTGTTTTCCGGTGGCCTTAATCCATACATGTACTGTCTGCCAATTGCTAAAACTTTTGCTGATCGTAAAGCTGTCCGCAAAGCAGCTGTTTCAGGCGACGAAAGATTTTTTCTGGGCACTGATTCCGCCCCTCATCCTGCGCGAATTAAAGAAAAATCCAAAGCAGCAGCGGGGATATTCAATGCCCCCACATCAATTGGATATGTTACTCAGTTTTTTGAAGAGATGAATGCTCTTGATAAACTAGAGGGATTTACTTCCATATACGGTGCCAGATTTTACGGTTTCTCTCCAAATAGCAGTACCATCACATTGGCTAAAAGAGATAAACCCGTTGAAATTGATTGGCAGCTTAAGTCCGGTGGAGATGTCGTTAAGATATTCAAGCCGGGTATTCCCCTTTACTGGGAATTGGTTGATTGA
- a CDS encoding Zn-dependent hydrolase, with the protein MNVIANDHTNVSKSMTPHPVPLNPPSLEHLTDDAVKLFADLKALSKDKDGVSRPSYGDAESKAFDMVEKYALDHGLITSRDAAANLVIELESIPDDQEYILIGSHLDSVPQGGNYDGAAGVIAGLLCLVEIKKTGTVTSIPVKVIALRGEESAWFGACYLGSKALLGKLDESEQQLVQRDDGRTLKEHMKDCGAQVERIGANEVLIDTSKIKAFFELHIEQGPVMIARNLPVAAVTGIRGNLRHRRIKCTGEAGHSGAVPRWLRHDAVFATSELITRIDDHWTTILQHGGDLVATCGILNTNPQNQAMSRIPGEVIFSFEARSQYEHTLAAIEALLHSECATITYERKVKFEFDKPVKTPPAVLDENLIERINNACVEEGLPVEAIPSGAGHDASLFANAGVSTGMIFVRNRNGSHNPEEDMDIEDFIRGISVLYRTITEFK; encoded by the coding sequence ATGAATGTAATAGCAAACGATCATACAAATGTATCAAAATCCATGACCCCGCATCCTGTGCCCTTGAATCCTCCGAGTCTTGAGCATTTGACAGATGACGCTGTAAAACTTTTTGCTGATCTGAAAGCTCTTTCTAAGGATAAAGACGGAGTATCACGCCCTTCATACGGCGATGCCGAAAGCAAAGCCTTTGATATGGTGGAAAAATATGCTTTAGATCACGGATTAATCACTTCGCGCGACGCTGCCGCAAACCTTGTAATTGAACTCGAATCAATCCCCGATGATCAGGAATATATTCTCATCGGGTCACACCTTGATTCGGTACCTCAAGGTGGGAATTACGATGGAGCAGCAGGAGTAATTGCAGGTCTGCTCTGCCTTGTAGAAATTAAGAAAACCGGAACAGTTACCAGTATTCCAGTAAAAGTGATCGCCCTTCGCGGCGAAGAAAGTGCATGGTTCGGGGCCTGTTATCTAGGCTCAAAAGCTCTTCTTGGTAAACTGGATGAATCTGAGCAACAGCTTGTTCAGCGCGATGATGGCCGAACTTTAAAAGAACACATGAAAGATTGTGGTGCTCAAGTAGAGCGAATTGGGGCAAATGAAGTCCTTATTGATACTTCAAAAATCAAAGCTTTTTTCGAATTACATATTGAGCAGGGACCTGTTATGATTGCCCGTAATCTTCCAGTTGCTGCTGTTACCGGAATTCGCGGTAATCTCCGTCACCGCCGCATTAAGTGTACAGGTGAAGCAGGACATTCGGGCGCAGTTCCACGCTGGCTTCGGCACGATGCTGTTTTTGCCACTTCCGAGCTCATAACCCGCATTGATGATCACTGGACAACCATTCTGCAACACGGTGGAGATTTAGTCGCTACCTGCGGTATTTTAAATACTAATCCTCAAAATCAGGCTATGTCCCGTATCCCCGGCGAAGTAATTTTCAGCTTTGAAGCCCGCAGTCAGTATGAGCACACTCTTGCGGCAATTGAGGCTTTGCTTCATTCAGAATGTGCAACGATTACTTATGAACGCAAAGTTAAATTTGAATTTGATAAACCAGTAAAAACGCCTCCTGCTGTTCTTGATGAAAATCTTATAGAACGCATAAACAATGCTTGCGTAGAAGAAGGGTTACCTGTAGAAGCTATACCCAGCGGGGCAGGACATGATGCATCGCTTTTTGCCAATGCCGGTGTCTCAACCGGAATGATTTTTGTGAGAAACCGCAATGGTTCCCACAACCCCGAAGAAGATATGGACATTGAAGATTTCATTCGGGGTATCTCAGTACTTTACCGCACAATTACGGAGTTCAAGTAA
- a CDS encoding MATE family efflux transporter, whose product MNITTADMTNSPYKTIWNLSWPQILMMIFHLMIGLIDVWVASKLGREIQASMGMISQSLFFFLVVAVATANGSVAAISQSIGAGRILRAKRYVGLCIILGAVLGSIIFILGFPFRNGLLTILQVPDEMRHIMEYFIEIFLYMLPLYYMLIITNAVFRAQKKVMLPLYSMIIVMTLNTIGDLGFGMGMWGFPNMGFKGLAWATLCSISAGALFNIGVLYKTGYLRRKCFAPIRWVKKAFPYLFKVAWPNGLMQIVWHSGYLVLYSITASLPENNIIALAGMTAGIRIESILFLPAFAFNMTASIIIGHYLGEGRPEEAKKFGYRILFLAIAFLGIIAMGLWQIIYPVTAIIAPDKVVLDEAVNYLYYNMLAIPFTLTSMIMAGALNGAGATIYNLFIFAITVWGCRLPLAYVLGHQVMHSATGIWMAMLISQGLQASIIFYTFSCRNWQKFSMIKKRNNKRITNE is encoded by the coding sequence ATGAATATTACAACTGCAGACATGACCAACTCTCCATATAAAACCATATGGAATTTGTCGTGGCCGCAAATTTTAATGATGATTTTTCACCTGATGATCGGTTTGATTGACGTATGGGTTGCGTCCAAACTCGGGCGCGAAATTCAGGCATCAATGGGCATGATAAGCCAGTCGCTATTCTTTTTTCTGGTAGTTGCTGTAGCTACAGCTAACGGATCAGTTGCAGCAATCAGTCAATCCATTGGGGCTGGACGCATTCTACGGGCCAAACGATATGTAGGGCTGTGTATTATTCTTGGGGCTGTTCTAGGGTCTATTATTTTCATCCTGGGATTTCCATTTCGCAATGGTCTCCTGACCATATTGCAAGTTCCGGATGAGATGAGACATATTATGGAATATTTCATTGAAATTTTTCTATATATGCTTCCTCTTTATTACATGCTGATTATCACCAACGCAGTTTTCAGAGCACAAAAGAAAGTCATGCTGCCGCTCTATAGTATGATAATAGTGATGACTCTTAATACAATAGGTGATCTTGGTTTTGGAATGGGTATGTGGGGTTTTCCCAATATGGGCTTCAAAGGACTTGCATGGGCGACCTTATGTTCAATTTCTGCCGGAGCACTCTTCAACATTGGTGTTCTCTACAAGACAGGATATCTGCGCCGGAAGTGCTTTGCCCCCATTCGGTGGGTAAAAAAAGCTTTTCCCTATCTTTTCAAAGTAGCCTGGCCAAATGGTCTTATGCAAATTGTCTGGCACTCAGGATATCTGGTTTTATATTCAATCACCGCCAGTCTACCGGAGAATAATATTATAGCCCTTGCAGGGATGACCGCCGGTATACGCATTGAATCAATTCTGTTTCTCCCGGCCTTCGCATTTAATATGACAGCCTCAATTATTATTGGACATTATCTTGGAGAAGGCAGACCTGAAGAAGCTAAAAAATTCGGATATAGAATTCTTTTTCTGGCTATAGCATTTTTAGGAATTATAGCTATGGGACTGTGGCAGATTATTTATCCTGTCACCGCAATCATTGCACCTGATAAAGTCGTACTTGATGAAGCTGTTAACTATCTTTATTATAATATGTTAGCAATCCCATTCACCCTGACTTCAATGATTATGGCCGGTGCCCTTAACGGGGCAGGCGCAACAATTTATAATTTATTTATTTTTGCTATCACTGTCTGGGGATGCAGACTCCCGCTTGCGTATGTTCTGGGGCATCAAGTTATGCACTCTGCAACAGGCATCTGGATGGCAATGCTTATATCGCAAGGACTGCAGGCAAGTATCATTTTTTATACGTTCTCATGCCGCAATTGGCAGAAGTTCA
- a CDS encoding metallophosphoesterase has product MLVENPKIKRVVLLATDFMTIALPVSLFFRADLPYLLKIVLQGTGYSWAAIIACMVPVGLCFEPIHWGLKILGNGFRVPRIKIFALLCFVSGMMLIGGYINATSPVVKEIDFDLSGGRNATKEYRIVVFSDLHVGKLMTRDRVGAIVNMVNKLHPDMVFMVGDILDDYDAVFTGAAEELARIKAPLGKYAVLGNHEYYLGYDWSKNLLEKQGIRLLADQYSVIDNHFLLVGRKDVAALIRSDGRASLQKIIPADNTLPVVLLDHTPRDLDKAEQNGIALQLSGHTHNGQLFPFNLIVERLYEKEYGTYKKGNTYYYISCGVGFWGPPLRTNSRPEVLLMKIKI; this is encoded by the coding sequence ATGCTGGTTGAAAATCCTAAGATAAAGAGAGTAGTACTTCTTGCTACTGATTTTATGACAATTGCACTGCCGGTCTCTCTTTTTTTTCGAGCAGACTTACCGTATTTATTAAAAATTGTTTTACAAGGAACCGGGTATAGCTGGGCCGCAATTATCGCCTGTATGGTCCCGGTTGGCTTATGCTTTGAACCCATCCATTGGGGACTTAAAATACTTGGTAATGGTTTTAGAGTTCCCAGAATTAAAATATTTGCATTACTTTGTTTTGTCTCAGGTATGATGTTGATCGGTGGATATATCAATGCAACATCACCTGTTGTAAAAGAGATTGATTTTGATTTATCAGGGGGCAGAAATGCAACTAAAGAATATAGAATTGTCGTATTTTCAGATTTGCATGTTGGAAAACTTATGACTCGTGATCGGGTTGGGGCAATAGTTAACATGGTTAACAAGCTGCATCCTGATATGGTTTTTATGGTCGGTGATATTTTGGATGATTATGATGCTGTTTTTACCGGAGCAGCTGAAGAGCTGGCACGTATCAAAGCACCACTTGGAAAGTATGCAGTATTAGGGAACCATGAATATTATCTTGGATATGACTGGTCAAAGAATTTACTTGAAAAGCAGGGCATAAGACTTCTTGCTGATCAGTACTCCGTTATTGATAACCATTTTCTGCTAGTCGGCCGCAAAGATGTTGCTGCACTTATCCGTAGTGACGGCAGGGCTTCACTGCAAAAGATTATTCCTGCTGATAATACATTACCTGTAGTCTTATTGGATCATACTCCACGCGATTTAGATAAAGCAGAACAAAACGGTATTGCCTTGCAACTATCCGGCCACACCCATAATGGTCAGCTTTTTCCGTTTAATCTTATAGTAGAGCGACTTTATGAAAAAGAGTACGGGACATATAAAAAGGGGAACACTTATTACTACATAAGTTGCGGGGTAGGCTTTTGGGGACCCCCGCTTAGAACAAATAGTAGGCCTGAAGTTTTACTGATGAAGATTAAAATATAG
- a CDS encoding L-serine ammonia-lyase, with the protein MESLRELYRVGVGPSSSHTMGPRFAAEKFLDKYPNAKKFRVTLFESLAATGKGHLTDWAVLSVLSSDRTEIVWKAEECMPEHPNGMLFEALDASGDCFGSWKVYSVGGGAIREEGVSAISASPVYDLTTIESIMAYCEDKGITYWEYVEQREGPEIWDFLREIWRVMEESLERGIEEEGVLPGSIGLRRQAKAYYRKTRLAGPDMQFTGMTTAYALAVSEENAAGGVIVTAPTCGSCGIVPAALKYLQDIHNHKENDILRALATAGLFGNVIKVNASISGAEVGCQGEVGSACAMASAAATQLMGGTLRQIEYAAEMGLEHHLGLTCDPVDGLVQIPCIERNACAATRALARAQMSILSDGSHRIPFDEVVSVMRETGHDLPSLYRETSGGGLAKAYTARNKCSA; encoded by the coding sequence ATGGAGTCATTGAGAGAGTTATATCGAGTTGGGGTCGGGCCGTCTTCAAGCCATACTATGGGGCCTAGATTTGCTGCTGAAAAATTTCTGGATAAATATCCAAATGCTAAGAAGTTTCGTGTAACTCTTTTTGAAAGCCTCGCCGCTACAGGCAAAGGACATTTAACTGATTGGGCTGTGCTGAGTGTTCTAAGCAGTGATCGGACTGAAATTGTCTGGAAAGCTGAAGAATGTATGCCGGAACATCCCAATGGAATGCTCTTTGAAGCGTTAGATGCTTCCGGTGACTGTTTTGGTTCATGGAAGGTATACAGTGTCGGTGGTGGAGCTATTCGTGAAGAGGGCGTTTCAGCGATAAGTGCTTCGCCTGTATACGATCTGACAACAATTGAATCCATAATGGCTTATTGTGAAGATAAAGGGATTACATATTGGGAATACGTTGAACAGCGTGAGGGACCGGAAATCTGGGATTTTTTACGTGAAATATGGAGAGTGATGGAAGAGTCGCTCGAGCGTGGTATTGAAGAAGAAGGTGTTCTGCCCGGCTCTATCGGTCTCAGGCGTCAGGCTAAAGCTTATTATCGTAAAACACGCCTTGCTGGACCGGACATGCAGTTTACCGGCATGACGACAGCTTACGCTTTGGCTGTGTCTGAAGAAAATGCTGCAGGGGGAGTTATTGTAACTGCTCCGACATGTGGTTCATGCGGAATTGTTCCTGCTGCTTTAAAGTATTTGCAGGATATCCATAATCATAAAGAAAATGATATTTTAAGAGCTCTTGCAACTGCTGGCCTGTTTGGAAATGTAATCAAGGTTAATGCTTCTATTTCCGGAGCGGAAGTTGGTTGTCAGGGTGAAGTAGGTTCTGCATGTGCCATGGCTTCTGCGGCCGCCACCCAGCTTATGGGTGGGACGTTGCGTCAGATCGAATATGCTGCTGAAATGGGGCTTGAACATCATCTAGGCCTCACTTGCGATCCAGTTGACGGTTTGGTTCAGATTCCATGTATCGAACGTAATGCCTGCGCTGCTACACGTGCTCTTGCCCGTGCTCAAATGTCTATTCTATCAGATGGTTCTCATCGGATTCCTTTTGACGAAGTTGTCTCGGTAATGCGGGAAACGGGGCATGACTTACCAAGTCTTTATCGGGAGACTTCCGGTGGAGGACTGGCAAAAGCCTATACTGCCCGTAATAAATGTTCCGCATAA
- a CDS encoding orotate phosphoribosyltransferase — MVPTSFPDKETIAEITAKMLIEVEAVHFRADEPFKFTSGWASPVYIDCRKLISFPRVRQTLMDFGASVILRECGFESIDCVAGGETAGIPFAAWLSDRLMLPMQYVRKKPKGFGRDAQIEGDFSEGSKVLLVEDLTTDGRSKINFAQALRRAGAEVTHTFVLFHYGIFPKTKETLAEAGLEMLSLATWWDILNVCKKEKYFDTKSLDEVEKFLNNPIEWSAAHGGISSYPE, encoded by the coding sequence ATGGTTCCAACCAGCTTTCCTGACAAAGAGACAATCGCTGAGATTACAGCGAAAATGCTTATCGAAGTTGAAGCAGTTCACTTCCGTGCAGATGAGCCTTTCAAGTTTACCTCAGGCTGGGCCAGCCCGGTTTATATTGATTGTCGTAAACTAATTTCTTTCCCCCGTGTACGCCAGACTCTCATGGATTTCGGTGCTTCCGTTATTCTTCGTGAATGCGGATTCGAATCCATTGACTGCGTAGCTGGTGGGGAAACAGCAGGTATCCCATTTGCCGCATGGTTGTCTGACCGTCTTATGCTGCCTATGCAGTATGTACGTAAAAAACCAAAAGGATTTGGCCGCGATGCTCAGATCGAAGGAGATTTTTCTGAAGGCTCTAAAGTTCTGCTGGTCGAAGACCTCACTACTGACGGCCGCAGCAAAATCAACTTTGCACAGGCACTGCGCCGTGCAGGAGCTGAGGTAACTCATACCTTCGTACTGTTCCATTATGGTATTTTTCCAAAAACCAAGGAAACTCTTGCTGAAGCAGGCCTTGAAATGCTTTCTCTTGCCACATGGTGGGATATTCTCAATGTATGTAAAAAGGAAAAATACTTTGATACCAAATCCTTGGACGAAGTAGAAAAATTCCTGAACAACCCTATTGAGTGGTCTGCTGCTCATGGCGGGATTTCCTCATACCCGGAATAA
- a CDS encoding TRAP transporter substrate-binding protein, whose amino-acid sequence MKFFARFVTFALALCMVVGGVVSANAAKYEARIGHLESPLQPRNQGLEKVAKLVNERTGGEVEFKIFPSSQLGNQRQMNEGVQFGTIEGTVSPAAFLGGFNPAVSIMDIPFILPADRAKAQELRQGTFGKAVLKTFDSKGFKAIATWPNGRKNLTSNKPINTLADYKGQSFRVMDSKILIEQFAAIGASAIALPFGELYTALQNGVVDGEENPLDTIQRMKFYEVQKYLVLSEHGAMEDYILFNPAWWESLPANYQKIIVDTFMEVMPSVEQNKEQAQKDALAVIKKAGVKVSNLSDADRAEMRKLMYPRTKAAYLARAGATGQRLIKLYETEYAKIVK is encoded by the coding sequence ATGAAATTTTTCGCACGTTTTGTAACTTTTGCACTTGCTTTGTGCATGGTTGTAGGCGGAGTTGTCTCTGCCAATGCAGCCAAGTATGAAGCCCGTATAGGTCACCTTGAATCTCCTTTACAGCCCCGTAATCAGGGTCTGGAAAAGGTAGCAAAGCTCGTTAACGAGCGTACAGGTGGAGAAGTTGAGTTCAAAATTTTCCCTTCTTCCCAGCTAGGCAACCAGCGCCAGATGAACGAAGGAGTTCAGTTCGGAACTATTGAAGGTACAGTTTCCCCCGCAGCTTTCCTTGGTGGATTCAACCCTGCAGTATCTATTATGGATATTCCTTTCATTCTTCCTGCTGACCGTGCAAAAGCTCAGGAACTTCGTCAGGGAACTTTTGGAAAAGCAGTTCTTAAGACCTTTGATTCAAAAGGATTTAAAGCCATTGCTACATGGCCCAATGGACGCAAGAACCTTACATCTAACAAACCTATCAACACCTTGGCTGACTACAAAGGCCAGTCTTTTCGTGTAATGGATTCCAAAATCCTTATCGAACAATTTGCAGCAATTGGTGCTTCCGCCATTGCCCTGCCTTTCGGAGAACTCTATACAGCCCTTCAAAATGGTGTTGTTGACGGTGAAGAAAATCCTCTCGATACCATTCAGCGTATGAAATTTTATGAAGTACAGAAATACCTTGTTCTTTCTGAACACGGTGCAATGGAAGATTACATTCTTTTCAACCCCGCATGGTGGGAATCTCTTCCTGCTAACTACCAAAAAATTATCGTAGATACTTTTATGGAAGTAATGCCAAGTGTTGAACAGAACAAAGAACAGGCTCAGAAAGATGCACTTGCTGTGATCAAAAAAGCAGGAGTAAAAGTTTCAAATCTTTCAGATGCTGATCGTGCTGAAATGCGTAAACTTATGTACCCCAGAACCAAAGCAGCGTACCTTGCACGCGCTGGTGCTACTGGACAGAGACTTATTAAGCTTTACGAAACTGAATACGCTAAGATTGTAAAATAG